The Arachis hypogaea cultivar Tifrunner chromosome 14, arahy.Tifrunner.gnm2.J5K5, whole genome shotgun sequence genome has a segment encoding these proteins:
- the LOC112798264 gene encoding uncharacterized protein, producing MGLLGKNFTSKIRNMATLAVSRIAILKNHHKARASYAYSDAAQLLRLGYHDRALLRVEHWIREQNILDVFDMIENDCNYLRESAGLLEKNRDFPNELKEATSSLIFASSRCGEFPELHKIQEILTSKLGKEFADEAIELHRNNGVNAKMIEKLSTRGPNMEIRMKALRQIAAEIGVTLHFEQEPILTNVNKWQGETKTKQGSSANDPKHKNVIVEEGSYDRNKDRTKEALEEFHSIQNPNSRDSMKTSSRKSKLIPNEKVKGDSNNEDSVEERTNPSYQDRRWKQHGPQPGPNVTPIATTHFPKQSRTQHDHVDWKIMSVRTR from the exons ATGGGTCTGCTTGGAAAAAACTTCACTTCAAAAATAAGAAACATGGCAACACTTGCTGTCTCTAGGATTGCAATCTTGAAGAACCACCACAAAGCTCGAGCTTCTTATGCCTACTCTGATGCTGCTCAACTCCTTCGCCTTGGTTACCATGACCGTGCTCTACTTCGA GTGGAGCATTGGATAAGAGAACAGAACATACTGGATGTGTTTGATATGATAGAAAATGACTGTAACTACCTAAGAGAAAGTGCAGGACTACTTGAGAAGAACAG GGATTTTCCTAATGAGCTCAAGGAAGCAACATCTAGCCTTATCTTTGCATCTTCAAGGTGTGGAGAATTTCCAGAACTGCACAAGATTCAAGAGATTTTGACATCAAAGCTTGGGAAAGAGTTTGCGGATGAAGCTATTGAGTTGCATAGAAATAATGGAGTGAATGCTAAG ATGATAGAAAAGCTTTCAACAAGAGGGCCTAACATGGAAATCAGAATGAAAGCGCTGAGGCAGATTGCTGCGGAAATTGGTGTTACTTTGCATTTTGAGCAGGAACCTATATTGACAAATGTG AACAAATGGCAAGGTGAAACGAAAACGAAACAAGGGAGCAGTGCTAATGATCCTAAGCATAAGAATGTAATCGTGGAAGAGGGTTCATATGATAGGAACAAGGATAGAACCAAAGAAGCCTTGGAAGAATTTCattcaattcaaaatccaaattcaaGAGATAGCATGAAAACATCATCAAGGAAATCTAAGTTAATTCCCAATGAAAAGGTCAAGGGAGATTCAAATAATGAAGACTCTGTTGAAGAAAGAACAAACCCTTCTTACCAAGATAGACGGTGGAAACAACATGGGCCTCAACCTGGTCCCAACGTAACTCCAATAGCAACAACTCATTTTCCAAAGCAGAGTCGAACGCAGCATGATCATGTAGATTGGAAGATCATGTCAGTTAGGACAAGATGA
- the LOC112798263 gene encoding nuclear intron maturase 3, mitochondrial-like — MLTYLHIMRRIPKLLKPYTTLQLPQTQQQPLTTHQLKSLVLSHYSHGKFNNILQNVVALPAVLLTACHNLSASARLPGSRPLLDSVSARFSVESMCREIRENRFDVAASCVILTGNGSPLGPLVLPNLKLKVLVEAVRMVLEVVYDERFVTFCYGGRVGMGRHTAVRYLKNSVENPSWWFRVRFNRHRFGNEHVERLCSVIQRKLNDVVLIGLIKRLFECEVLVIELGGNSIGRGFPQECGLCSVLMNVYFDEFDREIQEIRLRENRESREMDPKLVGSSDGGVYYKPVKVYAVRYLDEILLVTSGKRMMAMELKNSLLRSLEVDLCLDVDKVNTAIHSATEEKIEFVGMELQAVPPSVLRRPMTEKAIRARKKYLRQKEVRAMELRNARQRNRRILGLKIFKHVYKKTKQSDGFKFDFSIENEVREIFKSWADEVVQEFLDNIDECQEWHRKLSGGDFLSLAHIRNQLPPELIDAYDNFQEQVDKYLNPVKARKAIEEEAERMRKEEEERYAKGTLEDLTRLCMKVEAPIILIRKAVKLVGFTNHMGRPRPIEFLFALEDTDIIKWYAGIARRWLDFYCCCHNFKAVKTIVSYHLRFSCILTLAEKHESTKHEAIKNFSKDLKVYDLDGNDEVYFPTEKEVKMMGDRNLSDPKPVDGALSLAVIRLASDEPPTPCIAHFCDNTTRVFYRVRLLQKCLNINPLDKEKWVQGMGTIHESLDQKCLPLCADHIHDLYMGRINLQDIDCASFADVD; from the coding sequence ATGCTCACATACCTCCACATAATGCGCCGAATACCAAAGCTTCTAAAGCCCTACACAACCCTTCAACTTCCCCAGACCCAACAACAACCCCTCACAACTCACCAACTCAAATCCCTCGTCCTCTCCCACTACTCCCATGGCAAGTTCAATAACATTCTCCAAAACGTCGTCGCTTTACCCGCTGTACTCCTCACCGCCTGCCACAACCTTTCCGCCTCCGCTCGACTGCCCGGTTCGCGCCCTCTCCTGGACTCGGTCTCGGCCCGGTTCAGCGTCGAGTCAATGTGCCGAGAGATCCGGGAGAACCGGTTCGACGTGGCGGCCTCCTGCGTCATTCTAACCGGAAACGGTTCGCCATTAGGACCGTTGGTTCTCCCTAATTTGAAGCTGAAGGTGTTGGTTGAGGCTGTTAGGATGGTTCTTGAAGTAGTGTACGATGAACGGTTTGTGACGTTTTGCTATGGTGGACGCGTCGGAATGGGAAGGCACACTGCTGTGAGGTACTTGAAAAACTCGGTTGAGAATCCTTCTTGGTGGTTTAGGGTTAGGTTTAACCGTCATAGATTTGGGAATGAACATGTGGAGAGGCTGTGTTCTGTTATTCAGCGGAAATTGAACGATGTCGTTTTGATTGGATTGATAAAGAGGTTGTTTGAGTGTGAGGTTTTGGTGATTGAGCTTGGTGGGAATTCGATTGGGAGAGGGTTCCCTCAGGAATGTGGATTGTGTTCTGTTTTGATGAATGTGTACTTTGATGAGTTTGACAGAGAGATTCAAGAGATACGGCTTAGGGAGAATCGAGAGAGTCGCGAAATGGACCCGAAGCTGGTTGGTTCTAGCGATGGTGGCGTGTATTACAAGCCTGTGAAGGTTTATGCTGTGAGGTATTTGGATGAGATACTTCTTGTGACTTCTGGGAAGAGGATGATGGCAATGGAGCTGAAGAATAGTTTGTTGAGGAGTTTGGAAGTTGATTTGTGTTTGGATGTTGATAAAGTGAACACGGCGATACATAGCGCGACGGAGGAGAAGATTGAGTTTGTTGGGATGGAGCTGCAGGCTGTTCCGCCGTCGGTGTTGCGCCGGCCTATGACGGAGAAAGCAATCAGGGCGAGGAAAAAGTACCTTAGGCAGAAGGAAGTTAGAGCCATGGAATTGAGAAATGCCAGACAAAGGAACAGAAGGATATTGGGGTTGAAGATATTTAAGCATGTTTATAAGAAGACAAAGCAAAGTGATGGGTTCAAATTTGACTTTAGCATTGAAAATGAGGTCCGAGAAATTTTTAAATCTTGGGCTGATGAAGTGGTGCAAGAGTTTCTGGATAACATAGATGAGTGTCAAGAATGGCATCGAAAGCTATCAGGTGGTGATTTCCTTTCTTTAGCACACATTAGGAATCAGTTACCACCTGAGCTTATTGATGCTTATGATAATTTCCAAGAGCAGGTGGATAAATATTTAAATCCGGTAAAAGCTAGGAAGGCAATAGAGGAGGAAGCGGAAAGAATgaggaaagaagaggaagaaagataTGCAAAGGGAACACTTGAAGATTTGACTAGGCTTTGTATGAAAGTTGAGGCGCCAATAATACTCATAAGAAAGGCTGTGAAGTTGGTTGGTTTTACTAATCATATGGGTCGTCCGAGGCCGATTGAATTCTTGTTTGCACTCGAGGATACAGATATTATCAAGTGGTATGCTGGCATTGCCAGAAGGTGGTTGGATTTCTATTGTTGTTGCCACAACTTCAAGGCAGTCAAAACTATTGTGAGCTATCATTTGAGGTTCTCTTGTATCTTGACATTAGCAGAGAAGCACGAATCGACTAAGCACGAAGCGATAAAGAATTTTAGCAAAGATTTAAAAGTCTATGACTTGGATGGAAATGATGAAGTGTATTTTCCAACTGAAAAAGAGGTTAAAATGATGGGAGACAGAAATCTCTCCGATCCAAAGCCTGTAGATGGGGCTTTATCTTTGGCTGTAATAAGATTGGCATCGGATGAGCCTCCAACGCCTTGTATTGCCCACTTTTGTGACAACACAACTAGAGTCTTCTATAGGGTTCGGTTGCTGCAAAAATGTTTGAATATAAATCCACTAGATAAAGAGAAATGGGTGCAAGGGATGGGTACAATTCATGAAAGCCTAGACCAAAAGTGTCTTCCACTATGTGCTGATCATATACATGATTTGTACATGGGGAGAATCAATCTTCAAGACATTGACTGTGCCTCGTTTGCAGATGTGGATTGA
- the LOC112798265 gene encoding small ribosomal subunit protein cS23-like — translation MLSMALLQPNVVPTLSLKPSTFPSQSQSLTLRPLKASSFPNPKPFFSSSTPNPSKLSAFAAQSETAQQIVAEDDATSSDSPPQPQKLGVVVKPTEKPRLVLKFIWMEKNIGIALDQMIPGHGTIPLSPYYFWPRKDAWEELKELLESKPWISQKQMIILLNQATDIINLWQQSGGNLA, via the exons ATGTTGTCCATGGCACTTCTTCAGCCAAACGTGGTTCCCACTCTCTCTCTAAAGCCTTCAACTTTTCCATCGCAATCTCAAAGCCTCACCCTTAGACCCCTCAAAGCCTCATCCTTTCCCAATCCAAagcccttcttctcttcttcaacaCCAAACCCTTCAAAGCTCTCTGCTTTTGCGGCACAATCTGAAACTGCTCAACAAATTGTTGCCGAAGATGATGCCACTTCTTCAGATTCCCCTCCCCAGCCTCAG AAGCTTGGAGTGGTAGTGAAGCCAACGGAGAAGCCAAGACTTGTGTTGAAGTTCATATGGATGGAGAAGAACATTGGCATTGCACTTGATCAAATGATACCAGGGCATGGAACTATCCCTCTGAGCCCTTATTACTTTTGGCCAAGGAAAGATGCTTGGGAAGAGCTCAAGGAATTGCTTGAGAGCAAGCCTTGGATATCTCAGAAGCAGATGATCATTCTCCTCAATCAAGCCACTGATATCATCAATTTATGGCAGCAGAGTGGTGGCAACCTCGCATAA
- the LOC112798266 gene encoding NADPH-dependent diflavin oxidoreductase 1-like isoform X1, with protein MEEQHRKNLLVLYASQTGNALDAAERIAREAERRSCPLTLLSLDQYQPSMLPHEEAVIFVVSTTGQGDTPDSMKVFWKYLLQRSLSQHWLKGTLYAVFGLGDSSYQKYNFVAKKLDKRLMDLGGTAIIERGLGDDQHPSGYEGSLDPWMSSLWGMLNIIKPEFFPNGPDVVIQDKVLIDQPKVQITYHNIENVDSSFSTASDLTNLDIQIGSARSMHPGKLSSDKCRPDCFLKMVRNLPLTRPNGGKDVRHFEFEFVSNAIEYDTGDVLEILPGQESASVDAFIRRCNLDPDSFITVNPRQMDGITDSNSRVPVKLRTFVEFTMDIASASPRRYFFEVMSFFATAEHERERLQYFASPEGRDDLYQYNQKERRTVLEVLEDFSSVQMPFEWLVQLVPPLKRRAFSISSSHLAHPNQVHLTVDVVSWTTPYKRKKKGLCSSWLAALDPQDVIYIPSWIHKGGLPTPPPSLPLVLVGPGTGCAPFRGFVEERALQSETNSVAPIIFFFGCRNEDIDFLYRDFWLTHSQNNGVLSEAKGGGFYVAFSRDQPQKVYVQHKMREQSQRIWNLLAQGAAIYIAGSSTKMPADVTSAFEDIVSKENEVSREDAARWIRSLEKHGRFHVEAWS; from the exons ATGGAAGAGCAGCACCgcaagaatcttctggttctctATGCCTCACAGACTGGCAACGCTTTGGACGCTGCTGAACGCATTGCTCGCGAAGCTGAACGAAGATCATGCCCCCTTACTCTCCTCTCTCTTGATCAATATCAACCT AGTATGTTGCCGCATGAGGAGGCTGTGATTTTTGTGGTTTCTACCACAGGCCAGGGTGATACTCCTGACTCCATGAAG gtCTTTTGGAAGTATCTTCTTCAGAGAAGCCTAAGCCAGCATTGGCTGAAAGGGACTCTTTATGCTGTTTTCGGTTTGGGCGATTCTAGTTATCAGAAGTATAAC TTTGTTGCAAAGAAGCTGGACAAAAGATTAATGGACCTTGGAGGAACAGCTATCATAGAAAGAGGCTTGGGGGATGATCAGCACCCTTCAGG CTACGAGGGTTCTCTGGATCCTTGGATGTCTTCTCTGTGGGGAATGTTGAATATCATTAAACCAGAATTCTTCCCAAATGGTCCTGATGTTGTGATTCAGGACAAAGTATTGATTGATCAACCCAAAGTCCAAATCACATATCACAATATTGAAAATGTTGATTCAAGTTTTTCTACTGCATCAG ATTTAACTAATCTTGATATTCAAATTGGGAGTGCACGTTCAATGCATCCTGGAAAATTATCTTCTGACAAATGTAGGCCCGACTGCTTTCTCAAGATG GTAAGGAATCTCCCTTTGACCAGGCCAAATGGTGGAAAAGATGTCCgccattttgaatttgaatttgtttcAAAT GCCATTGAATATGATACTGGGGATGTCCTTGAAATTCTCCCTGGTCAGGAGTCAGCTTCAGTTGATGCTTTCATACGACGTTGTAACTTGGATCCTGATTCATTCATCACA GTTAATCCAAGACAAATGGATGGTATTACCGATAGTAACTCTAGAGTCCCTGTAAAATTAAGAACTTTTGTGGAGTTCACGATGGATATAGCTTCAGCTTCCCCTCGACGGTATTTCTTTGAG GTTATGAGTTTTTTTGCAACAGCTGAACATGAGAGGGAAAGACTCCAGTATTTTGCTTCACCTGAAGGAAGAGATGACCTGTATCAATACAACCAGAAGGAAAGGAGAACAGTTCTTGAG GTATTAGAGGATTTTTCTTCTGTACAAATGCCATTTGAGTGGTTAGTGCAATTGGTTCCTCCATTGAAAAGAAGAGCattctccatatcttcttctcacTTAGCACACCCGAATCAAGTACACTTGACTGTGGATGTGGTATCATGGACAACACCTTACAAGAGGAAGAAAAAAGGGCTATGCTCCTCATGGCTAGCTGCATTAGATCCTCAAGATG TCATATATATTCCATCCTGGATCCATAAAGGTGGTCTTCCTACACCGCCGCCATCACTTCCCCTCGTACTAGTTGGACCTGGGACAGGATGTGCACCTTTTCGCGGGTTTGTCGAGGAAAGAGCCTTGCAAAGTGAAACTAACTCAGTTGCTCCAATTATTTTCTTCTTTGGCTGTCGAAATGAAGACATTGACTTTTTGTACCGAGACTTTTGGTTAACTCATTCACAGAACAATGGGGTACTTTCGGAAGCAAAGGGTGGAGGATTCTATGTTGCTTTCTCAAGAGACCAGCCGCAAAAGGTTTATGTTCAGCACAAGATGAGGGAACAAAGCCAGAGGATATGGAACCTGTTAGCCCAGGGTGCGGCTATTTACATAGCCGGTTCTTCTACCAAAATGCCTGCAGATGTAACGTCAGCTTTTGAGGACATTGTATCTAAAGAAAATGAGGTTTCAAGGGAAGATGCAGCTAGGTGGATTAGGTCACTAGAAAAGCATGGTAGATTTCACGTTGAGGCATGGTCTTAA
- the LOC112798266 gene encoding NADPH-dependent diflavin oxidoreductase 1-like isoform X2, which produces MDGITDSNSRVPVKLRTFVEFTMDIASASPRRYFFEVMSFFATAEHERERLQYFASPEGRDDLYQYNQKERRTVLEVLEDFSSVQMPFEWLVQLVPPLKRRAFSISSSHLAHPNQVHLTVDVVSWTTPYKRKKKGLCSSWLAALDPQDVIYIPSWIHKGGLPTPPPSLPLVLVGPGTGCAPFRGFVEERALQSETNSVAPIIFFFGCRNEDIDFLYRDFWLTHSQNNGVLSEAKGGGFYVAFSRDQPQKVYVQHKMREQSQRIWNLLAQGAAIYIAGSSTKMPADVTSAFEDIVSKENEVSREDAARWIRSLEKHGRFHVEAWS; this is translated from the exons ATGGATGGTATTACCGATAGTAACTCTAGAGTCCCTGTAAAATTAAGAACTTTTGTGGAGTTCACGATGGATATAGCTTCAGCTTCCCCTCGACGGTATTTCTTTGAG GTTATGAGTTTTTTTGCAACAGCTGAACATGAGAGGGAAAGACTCCAGTATTTTGCTTCACCTGAAGGAAGAGATGACCTGTATCAATACAACCAGAAGGAAAGGAGAACAGTTCTTGAG GTATTAGAGGATTTTTCTTCTGTACAAATGCCATTTGAGTGGTTAGTGCAATTGGTTCCTCCATTGAAAAGAAGAGCattctccatatcttcttctcacTTAGCACACCCGAATCAAGTACACTTGACTGTGGATGTGGTATCATGGACAACACCTTACAAGAGGAAGAAAAAAGGGCTATGCTCCTCATGGCTAGCTGCATTAGATCCTCAAGATG TCATATATATTCCATCCTGGATCCATAAAGGTGGTCTTCCTACACCGCCGCCATCACTTCCCCTCGTACTAGTTGGACCTGGGACAGGATGTGCACCTTTTCGCGGGTTTGTCGAGGAAAGAGCCTTGCAAAGTGAAACTAACTCAGTTGCTCCAATTATTTTCTTCTTTGGCTGTCGAAATGAAGACATTGACTTTTTGTACCGAGACTTTTGGTTAACTCATTCACAGAACAATGGGGTACTTTCGGAAGCAAAGGGTGGAGGATTCTATGTTGCTTTCTCAAGAGACCAGCCGCAAAAGGTTTATGTTCAGCACAAGATGAGGGAACAAAGCCAGAGGATATGGAACCTGTTAGCCCAGGGTGCGGCTATTTACATAGCCGGTTCTTCTACCAAAATGCCTGCAGATGTAACGTCAGCTTTTGAGGACATTGTATCTAAAGAAAATGAGGTTTCAAGGGAAGATGCAGCTAGGTGGATTAGGTCACTAGAAAAGCATGGTAGATTTCACGTTGAGGCATGGTCTTAA
- the LOC112798266 gene encoding NADPH-dependent diflavin oxidoreductase 1-like isoform X3 gives MSFFATAEHERERLQYFASPEGRDDLYQYNQKERRTVLEVLEDFSSVQMPFEWLVQLVPPLKRRAFSISSSHLAHPNQVHLTVDVVSWTTPYKRKKKGLCSSWLAALDPQDVIYIPSWIHKGGLPTPPPSLPLVLVGPGTGCAPFRGFVEERALQSETNSVAPIIFFFGCRNEDIDFLYRDFWLTHSQNNGVLSEAKGGGFYVAFSRDQPQKVYVQHKMREQSQRIWNLLAQGAAIYIAGSSTKMPADVTSAFEDIVSKENEVSREDAARWIRSLEKHGRFHVEAWS, from the exons ATGAGTTTTTTTGCAACAGCTGAACATGAGAGGGAAAGACTCCAGTATTTTGCTTCACCTGAAGGAAGAGATGACCTGTATCAATACAACCAGAAGGAAAGGAGAACAGTTCTTGAG GTATTAGAGGATTTTTCTTCTGTACAAATGCCATTTGAGTGGTTAGTGCAATTGGTTCCTCCATTGAAAAGAAGAGCattctccatatcttcttctcacTTAGCACACCCGAATCAAGTACACTTGACTGTGGATGTGGTATCATGGACAACACCTTACAAGAGGAAGAAAAAAGGGCTATGCTCCTCATGGCTAGCTGCATTAGATCCTCAAGATG TCATATATATTCCATCCTGGATCCATAAAGGTGGTCTTCCTACACCGCCGCCATCACTTCCCCTCGTACTAGTTGGACCTGGGACAGGATGTGCACCTTTTCGCGGGTTTGTCGAGGAAAGAGCCTTGCAAAGTGAAACTAACTCAGTTGCTCCAATTATTTTCTTCTTTGGCTGTCGAAATGAAGACATTGACTTTTTGTACCGAGACTTTTGGTTAACTCATTCACAGAACAATGGGGTACTTTCGGAAGCAAAGGGTGGAGGATTCTATGTTGCTTTCTCAAGAGACCAGCCGCAAAAGGTTTATGTTCAGCACAAGATGAGGGAACAAAGCCAGAGGATATGGAACCTGTTAGCCCAGGGTGCGGCTATTTACATAGCCGGTTCTTCTACCAAAATGCCTGCAGATGTAACGTCAGCTTTTGAGGACATTGTATCTAAAGAAAATGAGGTTTCAAGGGAAGATGCAGCTAGGTGGATTAGGTCACTAGAAAAGCATGGTAGATTTCACGTTGAGGCATGGTCTTAA